In Calonectris borealis chromosome 10, bCalBor7.hap1.2, whole genome shotgun sequence, a single genomic region encodes these proteins:
- the NDUFAF3 gene encoding NADH dehydrogenase [ubiquinone] 1 alpha subcomplex assembly factor 3 — protein MAVAALRLLGPAARRAAGGAPCRAHRLTPADDELYQRTRVTVLEPESPNTMFIEGYTSRGFTVNGDVVVGPCAIVPRAILQWNVGSYRDISHESLSLFWLLAPQIEILVLGTGDRVERLHPAVLKQMRECGIAVEVQDTPNACATFNFLTSENRVAAAGLIPPRGTYMGM, from the exons ATGGCGGTGGCGGCGCTGCGGCTGCTGGGCCCCGCGGcacggcgggcggcgggcgg GGCGCCATGCCGGGCTCACCGCCTCACACCGGCGGACGACGAGCTCTACCAGCGGACGCGGGTGACGGTGCTGGAGCCGGAGTCCCCCAACACCATGTTCATCGAGGGCTACACCAGCCGCGGCTTCACCGTCAACGGGGATGTGGTGGTGGGGCCCTGCGCCATCGTGCCCCGCGCCATCCTCCAGTGGAAC GTTGGATCCTACAGGGACATCTCGCATGAGAGTCTGTCGCTCTTCTGGCTGCTGGCACCCCAAATAG AGATCCTGGTGCTGGGCACAGGAGACAGGGTGGAGCGGCTTCACCCCGCCGTGCTGAAGCAGATGCGGGAGTGCGGAATCGCTGTGGAGGTGCAGGACACG CCAAATGCGTGCGCAACCTTCAACTTCCTAACAAGTGAAAACCGTGTGGCAGCTGCTGGGCTCATCCCTCCACGGGGCACCTACATGGGGATGTAG